A window of the Fusobacterium sp. JB019 genome harbors these coding sequences:
- the gyrB gene encoding DNA topoisomerase (ATP-hydrolyzing) subunit B encodes MSNYQAENITVLEGLEAVRKRPGMYIGTTSERGLHHLVWEIIDNSIDEALAGFCNKIIVNILPNNIIEVIDNGRGIPTGLHPKYGKSALEIVLTVLHAGGKFENDNYKVSGGLHGVGVSVVNALSEWLEVEVKREGKIWYQRYDRGIPEEDVKSIGETNETGTKVTFKADGDIFETLVYSYETLETRFKELAYLNKGLAIELNDQRKEPMKTSDLIFEGGIIDYIKEIENDSIKLIKEPVYMSGEAENIIVEAVILYNTNQREKIYSFVNNIHTHEGGTHVSGLKTALTRIINDVGKSQGFIKERDGKLQGTDIREGLTAIISIKIAQPQFEGQTKTKLGNSEVTGIVSNIVGTHLRMFLEDNPGDTKIIVEKVLNSKRAREAAQKARELVLRKSALEVGSLPGKLSDCSSKNPDECEVYIVEGDSAGGSAKQGRDRRFQAILPLRGKILNVEKAGLHRALENTEVRAMITAFGAGFGENFDLEKLRYGKIVIMTDADVDGAHIRTLLLTFFYRYMVELLHNGNIYIAQPPLYKISVGKSVSYVYSDKQLKEAQTKLENEGKRYTLQRYKGLGEMNPEQLWETTMDPDARTFYQVQVDDAIEADTIFDKLMGDKVEPRRKFIEEHAEFVKNLDI; translated from the coding sequence ATGAGCAATTATCAGGCAGAAAATATTACAGTCCTAGAAGGATTGGAAGCAGTAAGAAAAAGACCTGGGATGTATATAGGTACAACTTCAGAGAGAGGACTTCATCACTTAGTTTGGGAGATTATAGACAATTCAATTGATGAAGCTTTAGCTGGATTTTGTAATAAAATAATAGTAAATATTCTTCCTAACAACATTATTGAGGTTATTGACAATGGAAGAGGAATTCCGACAGGACTACATCCTAAATATGGAAAATCAGCATTAGAAATAGTTTTAACAGTTTTACATGCTGGAGGAAAATTTGAGAATGATAACTATAAAGTTTCAGGAGGACTTCATGGAGTTGGTGTATCAGTTGTTAATGCTCTTTCTGAATGGTTAGAAGTTGAAGTTAAAAGAGAAGGTAAAATTTGGTATCAAAGATACGACAGAGGAATACCTGAAGAAGATGTAAAATCAATAGGGGAAACGAATGAAACAGGTACTAAAGTAACATTTAAAGCAGATGGGGATATATTCGAAACTTTAGTCTATAGTTATGAAACATTAGAAACAAGATTTAAAGAATTGGCTTATTTAAATAAAGGACTTGCAATAGAATTAAATGATCAAAGAAAAGAACCTATGAAAACTTCAGATTTAATATTTGAAGGGGGAATAATAGATTATATAAAAGAAATAGAAAATGATTCTATTAAACTTATAAAAGAACCAGTTTACATGTCAGGAGAAGCTGAAAATATTATAGTAGAAGCTGTAATACTTTATAATACAAATCAAAGAGAAAAAATATATTCTTTTGTTAATAATATTCATACTCATGAGGGAGGAACTCATGTGAGCGGATTAAAAACAGCTTTAACTAGAATTATAAATGATGTAGGAAAGTCTCAAGGGTTTATAAAAGAAAGAGATGGAAAACTTCAAGGAACAGATATAAGAGAGGGGTTAACTGCAATTATTTCTATAAAAATAGCTCAGCCTCAATTTGAAGGACAAACAAAAACAAAATTAGGAAATTCTGAAGTAACAGGAATAGTTTCTAATATTGTAGGTACACATTTAAGAATGTTTTTAGAAGATAATCCAGGAGATACTAAAATAATAGTTGAGAAAGTTTTAAATTCAAAGAGAGCAAGGGAAGCAGCACAGAAAGCAAGAGAATTAGTTTTAAGAAAATCGGCTTTAGAAGTAGGTTCTTTACCAGGTAAATTATCAGATTGTTCATCTAAGAATCCAGATGAATGTGAAGTTTATATAGTCGAAGGAGATTCGGCAGGAGGATCAGCTAAACAAGGTAGAGATAGACGTTTTCAAGCCATATTGCCATTAAGAGGAAAGATTTTAAATGTTGAGAAAGCAGGATTACATAGAGCGTTGGAAAACACAGAAGTAAGAGCTATGATTACTGCTTTTGGAGCAGGTTTTGGAGAAAATTTTGATTTAGAAAAATTAAGATATGGGAAAATAGTAATTATGACAGATGCTGATGTTGATGGAGCACATATAAGAACTTTATTATTGACATTTTTCTATAGATATATGGTAGAACTTTTACATAATGGAAATATATATATAGCACAACCACCATTATATAAAATATCAGTAGGAAAATCTGTTTCATATGTTTATAGTGATAAACAATTAAAAGAAGCTCAAACAAAGCTAGAAAATGAAGGTAAAAGATATACATTACAAAGATATAAAGGTTTAGGAGAAATGAATCCAGAACAATTATGGGAAACTACTATGGATCCAGATGCAAGAACTTTTTATCAAGTTCAAGTTGATGATGCTATTGAAGCGGATACAATTTTTGATAAATTGATGGGAGATAAAGTTGAACCGAGAAGAAAATTTATAGAAGAACATGCAGAATTTGTTAAGAATTTGGATATTTAG